One window of Pseudomonas sp. FP198 genomic DNA carries:
- a CDS encoding Lon protease family protein, with protein sequence MPDPVAASLRLAPEALTRPFSAEQFSFSTTNDLEPFRGVLGQERAVEALQFGVAMPRPGYNVFVMGEPGTGRFSFVKRYLKAEGKRMQTPADWVYVNNFDEPREPRALELPSGTAGAFIADINGLIDNLLATFPAVFEHPSYQQKKSAIDRAFNQRYDRALDVIERLALEKDVALYRDSSNIAFTPMSEGKALDEAEFAQLPEADRERFHEDISSLEERLNEELASLPQWKRESNNQLRQLNEETITLALQPLLAPLSEKYAENAAVCGYLQAMQVYLLKTVVEQLVDDSKTDAVARKLLEEQYAPSLVVGHPASGGAPVVFEPHPTYDNLFGRIEYSTDQGALYTTYRQLRPGALHRANGGFLILEAEKMLGEPFVWDALKRALQSRKLKMESPLGELGRLATVTLTPQHIPLQVKVVIIGARQLYYALQDLDSDFQEMFRVLVDFDEDIPMGDESLEQFAQLLKTRTSEEGMAPLTADAVARLATYSARLAEHQGRLSARIGDLFQLVSEADFIRQLAGDDMTDAGHIERALKAKATRTGRVSARILDDMLAGIILIDTDGAAVGKCNGLTVLEVGDSAFGVPARISATVYPGGSGIVDIEREVNLGQPIHSKGVMILTGYLGSRYAQEFPLAISASIALEQSYGYVDGDSASLGEACTLISALSKTPLKQCFAITGSINQFGEVQAVGGVNEKIEGFFRLCEARGLTGEQGAIIPQANVATLMLDEKVLAAVRAGQFHVYAVRQADEALSLLVGEPAGEPDENGDFPEGSVNARVVERLRVIAEMISEDDIKEAEKEMAQQALAEAKPA encoded by the coding sequence ATGCCTGATCCTGTTGCTGCCAGCTTGCGTCTAGCGCCCGAAGCGCTGACCCGTCCGTTTTCCGCTGAACAGTTCAGCTTCTCTACCACCAATGATCTGGAGCCCTTTCGCGGTGTGCTTGGCCAGGAACGCGCGGTCGAAGCCTTGCAGTTCGGTGTGGCGATGCCACGCCCCGGTTACAACGTCTTTGTCATGGGCGAGCCCGGCACCGGTCGGTTCTCGTTCGTCAAACGCTACCTCAAGGCCGAGGGCAAGCGCATGCAGACCCCGGCGGACTGGGTCTACGTCAATAACTTCGACGAGCCTCGCGAACCGCGTGCCCTGGAATTGCCGTCGGGCACGGCCGGCGCTTTCATCGCCGACATCAATGGCCTGATCGACAATCTGCTGGCGACTTTTCCGGCGGTGTTCGAGCATCCGTCCTACCAACAGAAAAAAAGCGCGATCGACCGCGCCTTCAATCAGCGCTACGACCGCGCCCTCGATGTGATCGAGCGCCTGGCGTTGGAAAAGGATGTCGCGCTGTACCGTGACAGCAGCAACATCGCCTTCACGCCGATGAGCGAAGGCAAGGCCCTGGATGAAGCGGAATTCGCCCAGTTGCCGGAGGCCGACCGCGAGCGCTTCCATGAGGACATTTCCAGTCTGGAGGAGCGTCTGAACGAAGAGCTCGCCAGCCTGCCGCAATGGAAACGCGAGTCCAACAACCAACTGCGCCAGCTCAACGAAGAAACCATTACCCTGGCCTTGCAGCCGTTGCTCGCGCCGCTCTCGGAAAAATACGCCGAGAATGCCGCCGTCTGCGGTTACCTGCAGGCCATGCAGGTCTACCTGCTCAAGACCGTGGTCGAGCAATTGGTCGACGACAGCAAGACCGACGCCGTCGCGCGCAAATTGCTCGAAGAGCAATACGCGCCGAGCCTGGTGGTCGGGCATCCGGCGAGCGGTGGCGCGCCGGTGGTGTTCGAACCGCACCCGACCTACGACAACCTGTTCGGGCGCATCGAGTACAGCACCGATCAGGGCGCGCTCTACACCACGTATCGGCAGTTGCGCCCGGGTGCCTTGCACCGGGCCAACGGCGGGTTCCTGATTCTTGAGGCGGAAAAGATGCTCGGCGAGCCGTTCGTGTGGGATGCGCTCAAGCGCGCCCTGCAATCGCGCAAGCTGAAGATGGAGTCGCCGTTGGGTGAGCTGGGGCGACTGGCGACGGTCACCCTGACGCCGCAACATATTCCGTTGCAGGTCAAGGTGGTGATCATCGGCGCTCGCCAGCTGTACTACGCCTTGCAGGACCTGGATTCGGACTTCCAGGAAATGTTTCGCGTGCTGGTGGACTTCGACGAAGACATCCCGATGGGCGACGAGAGCCTGGAGCAGTTTGCCCAGTTGCTCAAGACCCGAACTTCGGAGGAGGGCATGGCCCCGCTGACCGCCGATGCGGTGGCGCGCCTGGCCACTTACAGCGCGCGCCTGGCGGAGCATCAGGGGCGCCTGTCGGCGCGGATCGGTGATCTGTTCCAATTGGTCAGCGAGGCGGACTTCATCCGGCAACTGGCCGGCGATGACATGACCGATGCCGGCCACATCGAGCGCGCCCTCAAGGCCAAGGCGACTCGCACCGGACGGGTTTCGGCGCGGATCCTGGACGACATGCTGGCGGGGATCATCCTGATCGATACCGACGGCGCGGCCGTGGGCAAGTGCAACGGGCTGACCGTGCTGGAAGTGGGGGATTCGGCGTTTGGCGTGCCGGCGCGGATTTCCGCCACGGTGTACCCCGGCGGCAGCGGTATCGTCGACATCGAGCGTGAGGTCAACCTCGGCCAGCCGATCCACTCCAAGGGTGTGATGATTCTCACCGGGTACCTGGGCAGCCGTTATGCCCAGGAATTCCCCCTGGCGATTTCGGCCAGCATCGCCCTTGAGCAATCCTATGGTTATGTGGACGGTGACAGCGCCTCCCTGGGCGAGGCTTGCACGTTGATCTCGGCCCTGTCGAAGACGCCGTTGAAGCAGTGCTTCGCCATCACCGGTTCGATCAACCAGTTCGGCGAAGTGCAGGCGGTCGGCGGGGTCAACGAGAAGATCGAAGGGTTCTTCCGCCTCTGCGAAGCCCGCGGGCTGACGGGAGAGCAGGGTGCGATCATCCCCCAGGCCAACGTTGCGACCCTGATGCTCGACGAGAAGGTGCTGGCCGCGGTGCGAGCGGGGCAGTTTCACGTCTATGCCGTGCGCCAGGCCGACGAGGCATTGAGCCTGCTGGTGGGCGAGCCGGCCGGTGAGCCGGATGAAAATGGCGATTTCCCGGAGGGCAGCGTCAATGCTCGCGTGGTGGAGCGGCTACGGGTGATCGCGGAAATGATCAGCGAAGACGACATCAAGGAAGCCGAAAAGGAAATGGCCCAGCAGGCTCTGGCGGAGGCGAAGCCGGCCTGA